The Verrucomicrobiota bacterium genome includes a window with the following:
- a CDS encoding DUF1848 family protein, translated as MKKVISASRRIDLVAGYPDKTVELLAEKAPPEATHTVVVWTKDPTNMIDHAMLRTSLGRYANLFLHLTVTGMGGGPLEPRVPAPHLVLERLPEVVGFVGGPDHVRVRFDPIVHVRCPDGSEYTNLDFFSTLSGAIARLGVANVSISWMQVYRKVLRNLARRGYAPIEVSPERWRTERAHLEEVAGRHRITLHGCCVPGMARSRCIDGELLARIHPAEEPCSTRRARGQRELCGCTESYDIGWYEPCRHGCVYCYANPLVG; from the coding sequence ATGAAGAAGGTGATCTCAGCCTCTCGACGTATCGACTTGGTCGCGGGGTACCCGGACAAGACGGTCGAGCTGCTCGCGGAGAAGGCGCCACCCGAGGCGACGCACACGGTGGTAGTCTGGACCAAGGACCCCACCAACATGATCGACCACGCGATGCTGCGGACCTCCCTTGGGCGGTACGCCAACCTGTTTCTGCACCTGACGGTGACGGGCATGGGCGGCGGGCCGCTCGAGCCTCGCGTGCCTGCGCCGCACCTGGTCCTCGAACGGCTGCCAGAGGTGGTGGGGTTCGTCGGGGGGCCGGACCACGTGCGCGTCCGGTTCGATCCCATCGTCCACGTGCGGTGCCCCGACGGGAGCGAATACACGAATCTCGACTTCTTCTCGACGCTCTCTGGGGCGATCGCACGGCTCGGCGTCGCCAACGTGTCGATCAGTTGGATGCAGGTCTACCGAAAAGTGCTGCGCAACCTGGCGCGCCGAGGATACGCACCGATCGAGGTGAGCCCCGAGCGATGGCGCACCGAGCGCGCCCACCTCGAGGAGGTCGCAGGCAGACACAGGATCACGCTGCACGGCTGCTGCGTGCCGGGGATGGCACGGTCGCGATGCATTGACGGCGAACTGCTTGCGCGGATCCACCCGGCGGAGGAACCATGCTCCACGAGACGAGCCCGCGGCCAGCGCGAGCTGTGCGGCTGCACAGAAAGCTACGACATCGGCTGGTACGAGCCGTGCCGTCACGGCTGTGTGTACTGCTACGCCAATCCGCTGGTCGGATAG
- a CDS encoding phosphoglucosamine mutase, with the protein MKKPPKLFGTDGVRGVANTEPMTAETALKLGRAAAHVFKRDDQRRHRIVIGKDTRLSGYMLENALVAGICSMGVDALLLGPLPTPAVAFITRSLRADAGVMLSASHNPYMDNGIKFFSNDGFKLPDELECQMEAYIASGELDSIRPTAAGVGKAYRIDDALGRYIEFIKNSFPKGMTLDGLKIVLDVANGAPYKVAPRIFTELGAEVVVYSDEPNGMNINDHCGALYPEVIRKGVIDHRADLGISLDGDGDRCIMADDDATVVDGDDILAIAAADMKAKGLLTKNAVVATVMSNFGLVRAMQQAGIELHRSKVGDRYVIEAMLAHGVNLGGEQSGHIIFSDYTTTGDGLITALQVLRVVRETGRKLSDLRRVMRRYPQVLVNVPVRDKPPVESLDGVQAAVRAVEQILGEEGRVLVRYSGTEYLARVMVEGREEREVKEHAERIADAVRAAIG; encoded by the coding sequence ATGAAGAAACCGCCAAAACTCTTCGGCACCGACGGCGTGCGGGGCGTCGCCAACACCGAACCGATGACGGCTGAGACCGCACTCAAGCTCGGCCGCGCGGCCGCCCACGTCTTCAAGCGCGACGACCAGCGCCGCCACCGCATCGTCATCGGCAAGGACACCCGGCTCTCGGGTTACATGCTCGAGAACGCACTCGTCGCCGGCATCTGTTCGATGGGCGTCGACGCGCTCCTGCTCGGGCCGTTGCCGACCCCGGCGGTGGCCTTCATCACACGCAGTCTGCGCGCCGACGCCGGCGTGATGCTCTCAGCCTCACACAACCCCTACATGGACAACGGCATCAAGTTCTTCTCAAACGACGGGTTCAAGCTCCCCGACGAGCTCGAATGCCAGATGGAGGCCTACATCGCCTCGGGCGAGCTCGACAGCATTCGCCCGACGGCCGCCGGTGTCGGCAAGGCCTACCGCATCGACGACGCACTCGGCCGCTATATCGAGTTCATCAAGAACTCGTTCCCGAAGGGCATGACCCTCGACGGGCTCAAGATCGTCCTCGACGTTGCCAACGGCGCCCCGTACAAGGTCGCCCCGCGCATCTTCACCGAGCTCGGCGCCGAGGTCGTGGTCTACAGCGACGAGCCCAACGGCATGAACATCAACGACCACTGCGGCGCGCTCTACCCCGAAGTGATCCGCAAGGGCGTCATCGATCATCGCGCCGACCTTGGGATCTCGCTTGACGGCGACGGCGACCGCTGCATCATGGCCGACGACGACGCCACCGTCGTTGACGGCGACGACATCCTTGCCATCGCCGCCGCCGATATGAAGGCCAAAGGCCTGCTGACCAAGAACGCCGTCGTCGCCACCGTTATGAGCAACTTCGGCCTCGTGCGCGCCATGCAGCAGGCCGGCATCGAACTTCACCGGTCCAAGGTTGGCGATCGCTATGTGATCGAGGCCATGCTCGCCCACGGTGTCAATCTCGGGGGGGAGCAGTCCGGCCACATCATCTTCAGCGACTACACGACCACCGGCGACGGCCTCATCACCGCGCTCCAGGTCCTGCGCGTTGTGCGCGAGACGGGCCGCAAGCTCTCCGATCTGCGCCGTGTCATGCGCCGCTACCCTCAGGTGCTCGTCAACGTCCCCGTGCGCGACAAGCCGCCCGTCGAGTCTCTCGATGGTGTCCAGGCCGCCGTTCGCGCCGTTGAACAGATACTTGGCGAAGAGGGCCGTGTGCTCGTTCGCTACTCGGGCACCGAGTACCTTGCCCGGGTTATGGTCGAAGGCCGCGAGGAGCGCGAGGTCAAAGAGCACGCCGAGCGCATTGCCGATGCGGTCCGTGCCGCGATCGGCTAG
- a CDS encoding aldehyde dehydrogenase family protein, with protein MTTKNITLKLGDKEFKLGNHELARVSLKEATFDEHPEIGASLKRANIGIDLAPDLAPMLDEDQAYMNYIDGEWVSSETDRFRDNVNPANRRELLGRTPVSTSEEVDRAMKAADRDFMEWMAISGDFKLKAFLRVAELLKAHAPDLERIMCREMGKTLFDCHLDVAEAIGVVEVVAPMALSMKGATHQKIANGTAMECRLSPRGVAAIITPFNFPLAIPIAQVVAALVTGNTVVWKPSHLTPEISHAMVSLIVTALKDVGQRMHVRVPRGILNMFFGGGSATASHPIPKVIHFTGSKEIGDKVDSVASSLGKRVMKEVAGINITYVHRAADLASAAKQIVYGKSITGGQRCSSIQEVLVDHEVYDKLVEALSTEAKNIVTGDGMSKEVADADATPGRYSLPPLADDEQLKHVTDLLGRSIKEGARVVYQDKLPAELLEQGFYHPFTIVTDVDEKNCLYYEEVFGPVLVVTKVRDIHEAITIINNKIGIVGCIHSEDKNATEFFIERVLRTRIDDGRHGTGCFWSTKFGGDRGAGSGNAALDCDMVYSYVIFKTVYRQFSEPK; from the coding sequence ATGACCACGAAGAACATCACGCTCAAGCTTGGTGACAAAGAGTTCAAGCTCGGCAACCACGAGCTCGCGCGGGTGTCCCTCAAGGAGGCGACGTTCGACGAGCACCCGGAGATCGGCGCCTCGCTCAAGCGGGCCAATATCGGCATCGACCTGGCACCGGACCTGGCGCCGATGCTCGACGAGGACCAGGCCTACATGAACTACATCGACGGTGAGTGGGTGTCGTCGGAGACGGACCGGTTCCGCGACAACGTCAACCCGGCTAACCGCCGCGAGCTGCTCGGGCGCACGCCGGTGAGCACGAGTGAGGAGGTGGACCGCGCCATGAAGGCGGCCGACCGCGACTTCATGGAGTGGATGGCCATCAGCGGCGATTTCAAGCTCAAGGCGTTTCTGCGTGTAGCCGAGCTGCTCAAGGCGCATGCGCCCGATCTCGAGCGGATCATGTGCCGAGAGATGGGCAAGACGCTGTTCGACTGCCACCTCGACGTGGCTGAGGCGATCGGAGTCGTGGAGGTCGTCGCTCCGATGGCGCTGAGCATGAAGGGGGCCACGCACCAGAAGATCGCCAACGGCACCGCGATGGAGTGCAGGCTCAGCCCGCGCGGGGTGGCGGCGATCATCACGCCGTTTAACTTCCCGTTGGCGATCCCGATCGCGCAGGTGGTCGCGGCGCTCGTGACGGGCAACACCGTGGTCTGGAAGCCGTCGCACCTGACACCCGAGATCTCGCACGCGATGGTCAGCCTCATCGTGACGGCGCTCAAGGACGTGGGCCAGCGCATGCATGTACGCGTGCCCCGCGGGATTCTGAACATGTTTTTCGGCGGCGGCTCAGCGACAGCGTCGCACCCGATTCCCAAAGTGATCCACTTCACCGGTTCGAAGGAGATCGGCGACAAGGTGGACTCGGTCGCCTCGAGCCTGGGCAAACGGGTCATGAAAGAGGTCGCGGGGATCAACATCACGTACGTCCATAGGGCGGCCGACCTGGCGAGTGCCGCCAAGCAGATCGTCTATGGCAAGTCGATCACCGGCGGGCAGCGCTGCTCGTCGATCCAGGAAGTGCTCGTGGACCACGAGGTCTACGACAAGTTGGTCGAGGCGCTCTCAACCGAGGCGAAGAACATCGTCACCGGCGACGGGATGTCGAAGGAAGTGGCCGACGCCGACGCAACGCCCGGCCGTTACAGCCTGCCACCTCTGGCCGACGACGAGCAGCTCAAGCACGTCACGGACCTGCTCGGGCGCAGCATCAAGGAAGGTGCGCGCGTCGTCTACCAGGACAAGCTGCCCGCCGAGCTTCTGGAGCAGGGCTTCTACCATCCGTTCACGATCGTCACCGACGTCGACGAGAAGAACTGCCTCTATTACGAGGAGGTGTTCGGACCGGTGCTGGTCGTGACAAAAGTCAGGGATATCCACGAGGCGATCACGATCATCAACAACAAGATCGGGATTGTGGGCTGCATCCACAGCGAGGATAAGAACGCGACCGAGTTCTTCATTGAACGGGTGTTGCGCACCCGCATCGACGACGGCCGGCACGGCACGGGGTGCTTCTGGTCAACCAAGTTCGGCGGCGACCGCGGGGCCGGTTCGGGCAACGCGGCGCTCGACTGCGACATGGTCTACAGCTACGTGATCTTCAAGACCGTTTACCGCCAGTTCAGCGAACCGAAGTAG